The Mycolicibacterium aurum genome segment CGAGCAGCGCCGCTTCCACGGCTCTCTCGCCGACCTGGACGCGGTACGGGCCGCGGTGTCGATCCCGGTGCTGCGCAAAGACTTCATCGTTCGGCCGTACCAGATCCACGAGGCGCGCGCGCACGGTGCCGACATGCTGCTGCTGATCGTGGCGGCCTTGGAGCAGCCGGCCCTCGAGTCGCTGCTGGAGCGCACCGAATCCCTGGGCATGACCGCCCTGGTCGAGGTGCACACCGAGGAGGAGGCCGACCGCGCGTTGCAGGCCGGAGCGTCGGTGATCGGTGTCAATGCACGTGACCTCAAGACCCTCGAGGTCGACCGTGACTGCTTCGCCAGGATCGCGCCGGGGCTGCCGAGCAAGGTGATCCGGATCGCGGAATCCGGCGTGCGCGGGACCGCGGATCTGCTGGCTTACGCCGGAGCAGGTGCCGACGGCGTCCTCGTCGGTGAAGGCCTGGTCACCAGCGGTGATCCGCGCAGCGCGGTTGCCGACCTCGTCACCGCGGGTACTCACCCGTCATGTCCGAAACCTGCACGCTAAGTGGTTGATTTCGCCGGTCCAGATCTGCCGCGCGCCAGCGCCGCGGTGGCCGAACCCACGTCCCACGACCCTGATGCACGCGGCCACTTCGGCGCCTACGGCGGACGGTTGGTCCCCGAGGCGCTGATGGCCGTCATCGAAGAGGTGACCGCTGCCTACGAGAAGGCTCGCAGCGATCAGACGTTCCTCGATGAGCTGGACCGCCTGCAACGGCACTACACCGGCCGGCCGTCCCCGCTCTACGAGGCGGAACGGCTCAGCGAGCACGCCGGCGGCGCCCGGATCTTCCTGAAGCGAGAAGACCTCAACCACACCGGTTCCCACAAGATCAACAACGTGCTCGGCCAGGCCCTGCTCGCGAAGAAGATGGGCAAGACCCGCGTCATCGCGGAAACCGGCGCCGGTCAGCACGGCGTCGCGTCGGCGACGGCCTGCGCGCTGCTCGGTCTGGAGTGCGTGATCTACATGGGCGCTGTCGACACGGCCCGCCAGGCGCTCAACGTGGCACGGATGCGGCTGCTGGGTGCGTCGGTGGTGTCGGTCGAGTCAGGCTCGAAGACGTTGAAAGACGCCATCAACGAGACCTTCCGCGACTGGGTCAGCAACGCCGATGACACCTACTACTGCTTCGGTACGGCCGCGGGCCCGCACCCGTTCCCGCTCATGGTGCGTGACTTCCAGCGCGTCATCGGTATGGAGGCCCGGGCACAGATCCTCGATCAGGCGGGACGACTGCCGGACGCCGTTGTCGCGTGCGTCGGCGGCGGGTCCAATGCGATCGGGATCTTCCACGCCTTCATCGACGACCCGGGCGTCGGTCTGGTGGGCTATGAGGCGGCAGGCGACGGCGTCGAAACCGGCCGGCACGCCGCGACATTCACCGGTGGATCACCGGGCGCTTTTCAGGGTTCGTTCTCCTACCTGTTGCAGGACGAGGACGGTCAGACGATCGAATCCCATTCCATCTCGGCAGGTTTGGACTATCCCGGAGTCGGCCCCGAACACGCGCTGCTCAAGGACGTGGGTCGCGCCCGCTACCTTCCGATCACCGACACCGAGGCGATGGACGCGCTGTCCCTGCTGAGCCGCACCGAGGGCATCATCCCCGCCATCGAGTCGGCGCACGCGGTGGCGGGTGCTCTCAAGCTCGGGCCGGAGCTCGGGGCGGGTTCGATCATCGTGGTGAATCTGTCCGGCCGCGGTGACAAGGATGTCGAGACGGCGGCCAAGTGGTTCGGTCTGCTGGAGGACAAGACGCCGTGAGTCGGCTTGCTGGACTGTTCGAATCGTGTCGCGCCGAGGGTCGTTCGGCGTTGATCGGCTATCTACCGACGGGCTTTCCCGATGTGGAGACGTCGATCGAGGCGATGGTCGCGCTGGTCGAGGCCGGCTGTGACATCGTCGAGGTCGGGGTGGCGTACTCGGATCCCGGGATGGACGGGCCCACAATCGCAGCAGCCACCGAGGTTGCTCTCAGTGGCGGTGTTCGCGTGAACGACACGTTCCGCGCTGTCGAGGCCATCAGCAACGCCGGCGGCAGTGCCGTTGTCATGACGTACTGGAATCCGGTGTTGCGCAGGGGTATTGACAGCTTCTCCCGCGATCTGGCTTCGGCGGGTGGGCTTGGCCTGATCACGCCTGACCTGATTCCCGACGAAGCAGACGAGTGGATGGCGGCGTCGGACGCTCACGACCTGGATCGGATCTTCCTGGTCGCGCCGTCGTCGACTCCGGAACGTCTCGCCGAGACGGTGAGCGCTTCACGCGGGTTCGTCTACGCCGCCTCCACAATGGGCGTGACCGGTGCTCGCGACGTGGTGTCGAACGCTGCTCCCGAACTGGTCAGCCGCGTCAAGGCTGTCTCAGATATTCCGGTCGGGGTCGGCCTCGGTGTCCGGTCAGGGGAGCAGGCAGCCGAGATCGGCGCATACGCCGATGGCGTGATCGTCGGTTCCGCGCTGGTGTCCGCTCTGCAGACGGGTATCCCGGCGCTCCGCTCGCTGACCGAAGAGCTTGCTGGCGGTGTTCGGCAGAGGATTACTGCGTGACGACGACGGTTCTGGCGTACATCCCGAGTCCGCCGCAGGGCGTCTGGTTCCTTGGCCCGTTCCCACTGCGTGCGTACGCGCTGTTCATCATCGTGGGCATCGTCTCCGCACTGGTGATCGGTGACCGCCGATGGGTGGCCAGGGGCGGCGAGCCCGGCGTCATCTACGACATCGCACTGTGGGCTGTCCCGTTCGGACTGGTCGGCGGCCGCGTCTATCACGTGATGACCGATTGGCGCACCTACTTCGGCGAGGACGGGGCGGGGTTCGGCGCCGCACTGCGCATCTGGGACGGCGGCCTCGGTATCTGGGGCGCCGTGACGCTGGGTGGTATCGGCGCCTGGGTGGCGTGTCGACGGCGGGGGATACCGCTGCCCGCGTTCGGCGACGCGATCGCGCCCGGGATCATCCTGGCGCAGGCGATCGGCAGGCTCGGCAACTACTTCAATCAAGAGCTGTTCGGTCGTGAGACCACGCTGCCGTGGGGCCTGGAGATCTATGAGCGGGTGAATTCCGCCGGTCAGCTCGACATGTTGAACGGTGTGTCGACCGGACGCTTGGCACTCGAGTACGCGGTCCACCCGACGTTCCTCTACGAGCTGCTGTGGAATCTGCTGGTTTTCGCGGTTCTCATCATCGTCGATCGGCGGTTCAAGATCGGGCACGGACGGTTGTTCGCGCTCTATGTGGCGGGCTACTGCCTCGGTCGCTTCTGGATCGAGCTGATGC includes the following:
- the trpB gene encoding tryptophan synthase subunit beta; this encodes MVDFAGPDLPRASAAVAEPTSHDPDARGHFGAYGGRLVPEALMAVIEEVTAAYEKARSDQTFLDELDRLQRHYTGRPSPLYEAERLSEHAGGARIFLKREDLNHTGSHKINNVLGQALLAKKMGKTRVIAETGAGQHGVASATACALLGLECVIYMGAVDTARQALNVARMRLLGASVVSVESGSKTLKDAINETFRDWVSNADDTYYCFGTAAGPHPFPLMVRDFQRVIGMEARAQILDQAGRLPDAVVACVGGGSNAIGIFHAFIDDPGVGLVGYEAAGDGVETGRHAATFTGGSPGAFQGSFSYLLQDEDGQTIESHSISAGLDYPGVGPEHALLKDVGRARYLPITDTEAMDALSLLSRTEGIIPAIESAHAVAGALKLGPELGAGSIIVVNLSGRGDKDVETAAKWFGLLEDKTP
- the trpA gene encoding tryptophan synthase subunit alpha; amino-acid sequence: MSRLAGLFESCRAEGRSALIGYLPTGFPDVETSIEAMVALVEAGCDIVEVGVAYSDPGMDGPTIAAATEVALSGGVRVNDTFRAVEAISNAGGSAVVMTYWNPVLRRGIDSFSRDLASAGGLGLITPDLIPDEADEWMAASDAHDLDRIFLVAPSSTPERLAETVSASRGFVYAASTMGVTGARDVVSNAAPELVSRVKAVSDIPVGVGLGVRSGEQAAEIGAYADGVIVGSALVSALQTGIPALRSLTEELAGGVRQRITA
- the trpC gene encoding indole-3-glycerol phosphate synthase TrpC, coding for MGSATVLDSILEGVRADVAAREAAVSLTEVKEKAKRAAPPIDVMAALRTPGIAVIAEVKRASPSRGELASIADPAELARAYESGGARVISVLTEQRRFHGSLADLDAVRAAVSIPVLRKDFIVRPYQIHEARAHGADMLLLIVAALEQPALESLLERTESLGMTALVEVHTEEEADRALQAGASVIGVNARDLKTLEVDRDCFARIAPGLPSKVIRIAESGVRGTADLLAYAGAGADGVLVGEGLVTSGDPRSAVADLVTAGTHPSCPKPAR